DNA from Pelobacter propionicus DSM 2379:
TTCTGACAAAGATTGTTCTGCCCCAGGCCCTGTCCTCAAACCGGATGTTGCTGCGTGATCCTTTCCGGATCTGGAGCGCGGGATGCTCCAGCGGCGAAGAGCCGTATACCATGTCCATGGTCCTGTCGGAGTTCGCCGATCACAATCCAGAGTTCAGGTTTTCCATACTGGCTTCGGATATTAGTACCCAGATTCTGCAGACTGCCAGGACCGCCGTCTATTCCGAGGAGAGGACCGATACCATCCCGCTCAATATCAAGAAGAAGTATCTGATGAAGAGCAAGAACCCTGCCCTGTCTCTGGTGCGAATAAATCCCCAACTGCGTTCGACGGTTTCTTATCGCCGAATCAATTTCATGGATGACGATTTCGGCGTTGCCGAAAAAATGGATGTTATCTTCTGCCGCAATGTGGTTATCTACTTCGACAAACCAACCCAGCAGACCCTGATGAGGAAATTCCATCGACAGTTGCGAACGGGAGGCTACCTGTTTATCGGACATTCGGAAACCCTGAGTGGCCTGGATGTGGATTTTAGACCGGTGGCGTCAACGGTATACAGAAAAGAATAGGGAACGTGCGACCACGGCTAGCTGCCGTGTGAGAGAATAGGCAACAGCGGTCAGGCAGAACAGGATGTGCCCGCTCCTTTTGTTGGATTCTTCGTGCGCCGGGATACCTCTATCTCTGCTTATGTCATGAAAAAAGTTAATTGCCTTACATACCCACAACATCTTTCTCAAGCCGGGGGAGGTGTTGTCGCCAACAAATCTGCCTTGGTCTCCACCGTGTTGAGGGCGTGCGTGGCGGAAACTGCACTTTTGTACTCGGGATGGGGTTGTATTCCTTCATCGTGTGGGTGGAAAAAATGATCCGGTTACGGAGGTGAAACCGTGGAAAAAATCAAGGTACTGGTGATCGATGATTCGGTGTTGGTGCGTCAGACATTGTGCGAAATTCTCAATTCCGATCCCGGAATCCTGGTGATTGCCACGGCCGCCGATCCCATACTGGCGGCGGAGCGTCTGAGAACGGTCGTTCCCGATGTGATCACGCTGGATGTGGAGATGCCGCGCATGGATGGTTTGACGTTCCTGCAGAAACTGATGAGCCAGCACCCCATTCCGGTGGTGATGTGTTCCAGTCTGGCGGAGAGCGGCAGTGAAACAGCGCTCAAGGCCCTGGAATACGGTGCGGTGGATATCATTACCAAACCAAAGCTGGGAACCAAGCAGTTTATCGAGGAGTCACGGGTCCGTATCTGCGATGCCATCAAGGGGGCTGCCGCGGCCAGGCTGGAACCGATGCGGGCGATGCGAACCATGAAAGAGATATCGCCCAAATACACCGCAGATGTGATCATGGAAAAGCCCAATACCAAGGCCATGATCCAGACCACCGAAAAGGTTGTGGTGGTGGGCGCCTCAACCGGCGGCACCGAGGCGCTCAAGGTCTTTCTGGAGATGCTCCCCGAGGATACCCCCGGCATCGTCATCGTTCAACACATGCCGGAGAACTTCACCGCCGCATTCGCCAAGCGTCTGGATGCCACCTGCCGGGTGACGGTCAAGGAGGCACGGGACAACGATACGATTGTGCGAGGCAGGGCGCTGATCGCGCCGGGCAACCATCACGCACTTCTCAAGCGCAGTGGCGCGCGCTATTACGTGGAGATTAAGGATGGTCCACTGGTATCCCGACACCGCCCCTCGGTGGATGTGCTCTTCCGTTCCGCGGCTCGCTATGCCGGAAGAAACGCGGTCGGTGTGATCATGACCGGCATGGGGGACGACGGAGCGCGGGGCATGCGGGAGATGTACGACGCCGGAGCCATCACCATCGCCCAGGATGAGGCGACCTGCGTGGTTTACGGCATGCCGTGCGAGGCGGTAAAGCAGGGAGGTGTCCACAAGATAACGCCGCTTCAACATATTGCAGCCGAGGTGCTGCGACTCTGCTGCTAAAGGATTGTTTTTGTGGAAAAAAGATCGGACAAGTTCTTCCTCGGGCGCCAGCCCATCCTGAATCGCCATCAGGAGATCATCGGTTTCGAGCTGCTTTTCAGGTCCACCGATTTTAATGCAGCCAGTTTCACCAACTACTCCCACGCCAGCGCCAGTGTCATCAGCAACGTCATGTCCAGCTTCGGCATCGAGGAGGTTTTGGGGGGAAAGCTCGGCTTCATCAATGTCAACCTCGAAGTGCTCTTCTCCGAATTCATCGAACTGCTCCCCATCGGCCAGACGGTCATCGAACTGCTGGAGATCATCGATCTGAACGAACATGTGGTGGAACGTTGCCGGGAACTGAGAAAGCTCGGTTTCCAGCTGGCGTTGGACGATCATGAGTACAGCGAGGAGCATGACGAGATCTACAAGGTCATTCATATCGTCAAGATCGATATCCTGCAGAGCGATATGAGCAAACTGCCTGAGATCGTGCGCACCTTCCGCCGCCGTCGCATACGGGTGCTGGCTGAGAAGGTGGAGACGGTGGAGCAGTTCGAGGCCTGTTTCAGGATGGGCTTCGACTATTTCCAGGGCTACTTCTTCGAGCGGCCGGTGATCCTCAACAGAAAGCGCATCGACGTGTCGGCCATGGCCATGATGAAGCTTCTGCAGCAGTTGATCATGGATGCCTCGCTGTCGGAGCTGGAACAGACCTTCAAGGAGAACCCCGGCCTTTCCTACAACCTACTGCGTCTGGTCAATTCCGTGGGCATTGGCCTGCGCAACAAGATCAAGAACCTGCGTCATGCCATCGTGCTCCTGGGACTCAACCAGCTCAGACGCTGGGCTCAACTGTCGTTGTTCGCCATCAACGACAGCCGCGGTCTGAACCACCCCCTGCTGGAGATGGCGGTGGTGCGGGGGCATATGATGGAACATCTGACTGACGGTAAACGCTCCCAGGACGAATACGGTGAGGCCGCCTTCATGACCGGCATCCTGTCGCTTTTGGATGTGCTCTTCGAAACTCCCATGGAGGAGATCGTGGAGGGGCTGCATCTGAGCGACGACGTGAGCGCGGCGCTGCTCTCCCGTCAGGGGAAGCTGGGCATGCTGCTGGCCCTGGCGGAGAAGGTGGAAACCACCGATTTCGATGCCGTCATCCCCATGTTGGATGAGTGCAATGTCACCATGACTCAGCTGCTGGCGGCCCAGATGGAGGCCTTTGGCTGGCGGGCGGGGGTGATCGCGCAGAAGTAGGTCTTGCATGGGGGTGGTGTACTCCGTTCCGGCGTTCCCCTTTGCTCTGACCTCTGTTTTCCTCCCGACCAACGGTTCTTTCCTTTCTTGACACCCCCAGACTTTTGCGGTAACTTGACACGTCCTACCACGGACGATCTGCGACGCGCGGTCGCACGCGTAACACACATTCTCTTTTAATAGGTACAACCCGGATGAACATCACAGCAGTCATTCCAGCCCGCTTTGCTTCTGTGCGTTTTCCGGGCAAGGCGCTGGCCATCATCGACGGCAAGCCGATGATCCAACATGTCTACGAGCGCACGGCACGGGCTTCACTGGTGGACTCGGTCATTATCGCTACCGATGACGAGCGTATCCAGCAGGCGGTTTCGGTCTTCGGCGGTGTCTGTCGCATGACCCGCAATGACCACGAAACAGGAACCGATCGTCTGGCCGAGGTGGCTGGGACGCTCTCCGCCGACATCATCGTCAATGTCCAGGGGGATGAGCCGCTGATCGCTCCCGAGATGATCGACCAGGCTATCCGCCCGCTCCTTGATGACCCGTCCCTGCGCATGGCTACACTCAAGAGCCGCATCCGCTGCCTGCACGATTTTTTGAGCCCCAATGTGGTCAAGGTGGTAACCGACCGGGACGGCAATGCGCTGTACTTCTCCCGCTCGCCCCTGCCGTTCTTCCGGGACAAGTGGCAGGATCTCAAGGACGAGTCATTCGCCAGCGGGAAGCTGCTCTGCTACAAGCATGTGGGGCTGTACGTCTATCGTCGTGATTTTCTGGTGGAGTTCGCCGCTATGGCGCCCACCTTTCTGGAAACTTCCGAGAAACTGGAGCAGTTGCGAGCGCTGGAAAACGGCGCCCGTATCCGCGTCGTCGAGACTGAGTTTGAATCCATTGGTGTGGACACCCCCGATGACCTGGTCAAGGCCAGGGAGCGGTTCAGAGCCATTCAGTCCAAGTAATTTTCGCTACAGGAGCTGTATGCATGAAAACAAAATTCATCTTTATTACCGGCGGTGTCGTTTCCTCCATCGGTAAGGGACTGGCTGCCGCGTCGCTGGGCGCATTACTGGAGGCGCGTGGTCTGCGGGTTACGTTGCAGAAGCTGGACCCCTACATCAACGTTGACCCGGGAACCATGTCGCCGTTTCAGCATGGGGAGGTCTTCGTCACCGACGATGGCGCCGAAACAGACCTGGACCTGGGGCATTACGAGCGTTTCACCAATGCTCGCCTCTCCAAGAAGAGTAACTTCACCACCGGCCAGGTGTATTTTTCTGTCATCGACAAGGAGCGCCGCGGGGATTATCTGGGCGGCACGGTGCAGGTAATCCCGCACATCACCGACGAGATGAAGTGCAAGATCATCGAGAATGCCAAAGGCGCCGATGTGGCCATCGTCGAAGTGGGCGGAACCGTGGGTGACATCGAGTCGCTCCCCTTCCTGGAAGCCATCCGCCAGTTCCGCTTCGACCGGGGGGCTGGCAATACCCTCTACGTCCACGTCACCCTGGTGCCCTACATCCGCACGGCTGGCGAGCTTAAGACCAAGCCGACCCAGCATTCGGTCATGGAACTGCGCAAGATCGGTATCCAGCCGGATATTCTGCTCTGCCGCTCCGAGCGGGAGATCCCCCAGGAAATGAAGAACAAGATCGCACTGTTCTGCAACGTGGATGTGAAGGACGTCATCCCGGTGGTTGACAGCGAACATATCTACTACGTACCGCTGGCGCTGAGCAAGGAGCGACTGGACGAACGGGTGGTGGAAAAGCTTAACATCTGGACAAAGGCGCCCGACCTGACCCCCTGGCAAGACGTGGTGGAAACGGTCTGCCACCCCGGTCATGGCGAAGTGCGCATCGCCATCGTGGGCAAATACGTCAACCTGACCGAGTCGTACAAGTCGCTGTCCGAGGCGCTGACCCATGGTGGCATCGCTAATGACTGCCGCGTTTCCCTCAAGTACATCGATTCGGAGAAAATCGAGCGGGACGGCATCGATGGCCACCTGGTGGATATGGATGCCGTGCTGGTGCCGGGAGGATTCGGCGAGCGTGGCACAGAAGGCAAAGTCATGGCCATCGAATACGCCCGGTTGCACAAGATTCCCTTCTTCGGCATCTGCCTCGGCATGCAGATGGCGGTGGTGGAATACGCCCGCAACGTCTGCCATATCGACGACGCCTGCTCCAGCGAGTTCAAGAAGGGGTGCGGCAATCCGGTGATCCATCTGATGGAGGAGCAGAAGAGTGTCAGCAAGAAGGGGGGCACCATGCGTCTGGGGGGATACCCCTGCTCCCTGGAGAAGGGCACCCTGGCCCATGTGGCCTACAATGCCCAGGAGATATCCGAGCGCCACCGCCATCGCTATGAATTCAACAACGCCTATCGGGAGGTTTTGACCAAAAACGGGCTGATCCTCTCCGGCATCTACCGTGACAAGGATCTGGTGGAGGTGGTGGAGATCGCCGACCATCCCTGGTTCCTGGGATGCCAGTTCCACCCCGAATTCAAATCGAAGCCCTTGGCGCCCCATCCCCTGTTCAAGTCGTTTGTGCGCGCTGCCCTGATCCAGCGCGATGCGAGGTAACCCGTGACCCGCGAGATCGTTATCGGCGGCGTGAAAATCGGTGCCAAACGCCCGTTGGCACTGGTGGCTGGCCCCTGCGTGATCGAATCAGAGTTGGCCACCATGCGTCAGGCCGAACGCCTGATGACCATCTGCAACGCGCTTTCCCTGCCGCTGATCTTCAAGGCCTCCTACGACAAGGCCAACCGCACCTCCATCGGCGCCTACCGCGGTCCGGGCATGCGAGAGGGGCTGCGCATCCTGCGGAAAGTCAAGGAATCCCTCGGCCTGGCAGTGCTCTCCGACGTGCATTCCATAGAGCAGGTGGCGCCCGCCGCCGAAGTGCTGGACGTTTTGCAGATTCCGGCCTTCCTCTGTCGCCAGACCGATCTGTTGATTGCTGCAGCCGCCACCGGCCGGGTGATCAATGTCAAGAAAGGGCAATTTCTAGCTCCTTGGGACATGAAGAACGTGGCTGCCAAAATTGCCTCCAGCGGTAACGAGAACATCATCCTCACTGAACGGGGTGCCTCCTTCGGCTACAACAACCTGGTGGTGGATATGCGCAGCTTCCCTGTCATGCGCGCCAGCGGCTACCCGGTGATCTTCGATGCCACCCACAGCGTGCAACTGCCTGGCGGACAAGGTGAAAGCTCCGGTGGGCAGCGGGAATTCGTGGAATTCCTCTCCCGCGCGGCGGTTGCCGCCGGCGTGGACGGCATATTCATGGAGGTTCACGAGGAGCCGGAAAAGGCGCTCTGCGACGGCCCCAACTCCATCGCGCTGAACGACCTGCCGGCGCTGCTCGCTACGCTTAAGGCCATTGATGCCGTCGTGAAATAGATCCGTTTTTTTTGATCTCTTCTCATTGAACAGGATATCGCCCACAGTGGTATCCTGTTTCTGCTGAATCATAATCCTCTCAGGCTCCACTTTCATCGAACGCCTAACCTTGCCTCGACTGCCATGGAGAAAATACCACAAGGCCTGTATCCCGACGCCATGGTCGGCGGATACAGGCCTTGTGGTATTCTGTGGAGATTGCCGCCTGATAATACTATGTTATCCGTTAAAAGCTCGTGTTATGCCTGAGGGTTCTGCATCAGCACTACCTGGGCCGGCATGGGCGCCGGGAAACCAGCCTCTGTCAGTGATTCGCGGATGGTGCGATTACCGTCGAAGTATACCTGCCAGTAGTTGTCGTTGTGGCAGTAGGGACGCACGGCAAGCATCGGCCCCACCAGATTGAACTCCAGGATTTCCACATCGACAGCCGGTTCCTTGAGGACATTGGGGATTGTCGCCAGCTTCTGACGCAGGAGCTGCATGGCTGCCAGATGGTCGGCGCTCCCCGCCAGCTGGCATTTCAGCTCCACCCTGCGGAAGGGATTGTGGGTATAATTCTGGATCGTATCGCCGAAGATCTTGCCATTGCCGATAATCGTCAGAATGTTGTCCGGAGTGTTGAGGCTGGTGGTAAAGAGCCCGATCTCCTGTATGGTGCCGGTAATGCCTCCGATGGTTACAAAATCGGTCACCTTGAACGGTCGCAGCACGATCAGGAATATGCCTGCGGCCAGGTTGGCAAGCAGGCCGCTCCAGGCCGCGCCGACGGCGATGCCGACGCCGGCCACCAGGGCGGCGAAGGTGGTTGTCTGGACCCCGAAGTATCCCAAGATGGCCACAACCAGGATGATGTTCAGGGTTACGGCCACGAAATTGCCGATGTAACGGATCAGGCTGGGATCCAGCTTCTGTCTCTCAAACGCCTGCTGCATCATGCGTCCCACCAGTCCGATCAGCCAGCGGCCGACGATCCAGAAGATAAGCGCGGCGATGATCTTGGTGCCGATTGCCGTGATGTAGGTTACGGCAAGTTCCTGGTACCTGTTCACGTTTTCCATCCTCTAACCTCCTTTGGATTCTCATATGCGCCGATTTCCAGTCCAGGCGCTGTCGGACAATTGTGAAACGTGCCTCTGTTTCATGAAATACGTATCAAGCTTTTCACTAGTGTAACCGTCATTGAGACGTTGTCAAAACCCTCTCTCTTTTTTATTCAACTACTTGCAATGGCAAGGCTCCACGGAGGGGGCGATGAGGGCGGAGTGGTTTGCATTTTACTCTCCTGTGGGAGCGGGGTCGGCATGTCACATCCGGCCTGGTACAAATCATGGCGGAAGTGCTATGCTCTCGGCTTGAGTGTATGAGGCACACGGGTGCAAGCTCGAATAGCGAATCGGAAAGGGGGAGAACAATGCTGGAAAAGGGATACGTGCAGATCTACACGGGGAATGGAAAGGGGAAGACGACGGCGGCCATCGGACTGGCGGTACGGGCGCTGGGCGCTGGGTTGCGGGTGCTCTTCCTGCAGTTCATGAAATCACGGGTCTACAGCGAACATGACATCATGCCGGCCATATCCCCCAATCTGACCCTGGAAACCATGGGCAAACCGTACTTCGTGGTTGAGGAGGGGAGCGTTCCCCAGGAGGAGATCGATAAGTGGGGGGAGGGGGTGGTTGTCTTCCCTCCGGGAAAACCGCCCCGCGACTATGTGGAGATCGTGGCCAAGGGGATGGAGAGGGCCAGGCAGGCGGTTAGCAGTGGCGAGTACGATCTGGTGGTTCTTGACGAAATCGTGGTGGCGCTGCATTTCGGGCTCGTGAGCTGGGAGCAGGTGCGGGATGTCCTTGATTGCAAAAAAGATTCGGTGGAACTTGTGCTTACCGGCAGGGGCGCCAGTCCCGAGCTGCTGGCGCGGGCCGATCTGGTTACGGAGATGCGGGAGACCAAGCATTATTACGCCAGCGGCGTGGAGGCCAGGAAGGGGATCGAATGCTGAGGAGTGTGCCGCCGGTATTGACACCAGATGTTCCGGCCAGCGCCAGATGAGGATGGGGCGTGCTGCCTGGAGCCACACGACATAACCTGGACAGCGGTGCGAGGAGCTGTTCTCGCCGCCGCCACTCCCCTGCCTTGACACCCCTTCAGCTATGCCCCTTCCGTCGTGCTTTTCGCATCAGGGTTTCGTCGTCGCCGGCGTCTCTTTCTCTTTCGTTGCGGTGCCCCGGTTTCTTCGGCAGGTTCGTCCGCCGTCGGCGTCTGAGGCAGCTGCCCTGCCCGAGTTTCCCACCAGTCCAGCTGTTTGACGATATCCTTCCTGTTGCCGCGGGTGATCCGGCAGTATTCGATGATATCACTGAAATCGTTACGGGCGATGAGCGACTCCGGTCGACGGCCGGGGATCTTTTTCAGGCGCATCTGCTGGCTGATGATGTCGCGGAGTGCGATCCCGACTCGGTTGGCGATCATGACGATCGGGCAGGTTTCGCCCATGAACTCCGCGACCGCGGCGTTAACGCTCTGCTGCCAAGGCATATTCTGGCGGCGAAAACGCTCCGCCTTGTCATCGATGTACTCGCCGAAAAGGAGTGCCAGGAGAAGTGGCGGGGAGACTTTGTGACCCTGCTGGATGCGCGAATCGACGTGAGCGAGCATTTCCCCGAAGCGGGTGTGGGGAAAACACTCGCCTTCGACGCCGAGCCAGTTCGAAAAATCCGGGAAAAGCGCCGCAAAGAGTCCGGTCCGGCTGAGGTGATCGTAGCACTTGGCTCCTTCTCCCGAGAGGAACAGCTTGAGCACCTCTTCGTAGAGGCGGGGCGGCGCAGACCTGACAATGGTATCCGTGGCGGCGACCAGCGCCTTCCGGGTCTGTTCCTCGATGGTGAAGCCGAGCTGGGCGGCAAAGCGCACCGCTCGCAGCATCCGTACCGGGTCTTCCTGGAAACGGACGGCGGGATCGCCGATGGTGCGAATGATGCCGGCACTAAGGTCGGCGAGGCCGCCGGTGAAGTCAATGATCGAGAAGTCGGCAATATTGTAGGCAAGCGAGTTGACGGTGAAGTCGCGGCGCAGGGCATCCTCTTCGGGGGTGCCGTAGACATTGTCCCGCAGGATCATGCCGTCATCGTCCTTCAACATCCTCGGGTGTCGCTGCTCCGTCTCGTCTGGTTTTTTCGGCGCGGGATCCGGCTCGTCCGAAGCCGGGGAGCGAAAGGTCGCCACCTCGATGATCTCATCCTGGAAGTGGATGTGCGCAAGACGAAAGCGTCTCCCGACAAGGCGGCAGTTGCGGAATATCCGCTTCACCTGGTTAGGGGTGGCATTGGTTACCACGTCGAAATCCTTCGGCTCTCGACCGAGCAGGAGGTCGCGCACACAGCCGCCCACGAGATAGCCGATAAAGCCGTTGTCTTTCAAACGGTAGAGGGTGCGCAGGGCGTTCGGGCTCACCAGTTTACGGGATATCTCATGCTCCTGCCGGGGGATGATCACCGAGCAGTTCTTTTTCTTTTTCATCCTGTTATCGCCACCAGTGCATTCATGTGTTGTCATGCCTTTGAGCTGTTATTGATCGGCCGCAATTCCGGAGGCGTAAATACTATGCTGCTTCCTCCCTCTGCATGGGGCCAGGTTATGGGGGAAAGATGGGGCATGCCAGAATCCATACCGTTTAACGGTCTGCGCTCCCTTTTTGCTCGCGCAAGGCGTTTATAGCATTTATCCGTGGAAAACGTCAGATAATCCTTAGCCGTTGAGTGCCACCACCAGGTAACCAATTGAGTCCGTCGGATATCTGTCCACGTGATTCGTCTGACGCCGGACAGGGAAGAGCCCCGATTTATGGCGAAAATCGGGGCTCTTTTCAACATGATAACGATCGACACTTCAAAAAACGGTTGCGGTAACCCTTCCTACTTTTCGCCCTTGCCCATAAGGCCCCGCACCGCGGCCGGAAGATCGGAGGGGAGGATAACCAGCTTTGAGTTGGGAGAGGTGGCTATCTTCTGCATGGTGCTGAGGTAGCGGTCGCCCAGCAGAAACACGGCCGGCAGGTCCTTGTCCTGGATGGCTATGCTGATGTCGCTGATGGCCTTGGCCGAAGCCTGGGCCAGCCGAACCTGGGCCTCAGCCTCGCGCTTGGCAGCCTCCAGTCGCCCCTCAGCCTCACGGATGGTGGCCTCCCGTTTTCCCTCTGCCTCCAGTATGGTGGCCTGCTTGAAGCGGTCGGCGCTGGCCTGCTGCTCCATGGCCTTCTGCATGGAATCCGAGGGTTTGATATCCTGGATCTCCACCGACTGCACATAGATGCCCCAGTTTGCCACCTCCTTGGAGATGTTGTCCTGCAGGCGGGCCTTGATGTGCTCCCGTTCCGAGAGGGCGCTGTTCAGATCCATCTGGCCGATGATGGCGCGCAGCGAGGTCATGACCAGGTTCTGGATAGCATACTCGTAGTTCTGGATCTCGTACACGGCCCGGGTCGGGTCGGTGACCTTGATGAAGGCGATGGCGTTGGTGATGATCACCGCGTTGTCCTTGGTGATCACCTCCTGGGCGCCCACGGAGAGCACGTCCCCCTTGGTGGAGACCTTGTAGGCCACGGTGTCGATGTAGGGAATAATGAAGTTGAGTCCCGGCTTGAGGGTGACGTGATACTTGCCCAAACGCTCCACTACCCACTCCTGCCCCTGGGGCACGGTCTTGACTCCGGCGAAGAGCGTTGCCGCCACAACGGCTAACAGTACGATGACGATGGTCACTCCTGGCATGCTGTCCTCCTAGATTTTTGTGACTTTGAGAATCTGGCCTTCGATATCCGTGACCCGCACGCTGTCTCCCACATGCAGGGTCTGCTCCGAATAGCAACTCCATTCGTCGGCACCCAGCACGGAGATGCGGAACCTGACTACCCCCTTGCCGTAGCTGTCGTCGGTTCCGCGGATGATGATGCCGGTCTCGCCCACGATGCCTTCCTTTGACATGCCGGCATGGGTTCTGTTCCTGGGTTTGAGATATTTGAACCAGAGGGTGGTGAAGCAGACCGAAGCGATGCTCCAGAGCAGAATCTGGCCGGTTACGGGAAACCCGGGCCAGGCAGCCTTGAGAAGGCCGACCACCAGGGCGCCCAGGCCGAACCAGATGATCGTGAACGAGGGAACGATCAGTTCCAGGCCGATCAGAACAAATCCCGCGATGATCCAGTACCACCATTCGAAGTGCATGTATCCGTCCCCTTGTGTGGATTGTGCCAGATACTATAGAGTACTTTTTCCAAAAGCGCGAGCGCCTGTGCGCAAATCCCCGAATAGAACGCCCAGAAAAGGGGAGGGGAGCGCTGCAGACGTTGAACGGGCACGCCGCGAACGTCTCTGCTACGAGAGGAACGGCCGATACACTGGTCAGGCATCCGGGGTGAATGTGACCACGAACAGGGCGATGTCATCGGCTCGTACCCTGGTCCTGGTAAAACGGGTCACCTCGGCCAGGATTTTATCGATAATCTCCCGCGGATGCCGTTCATGCTGCTCCGTGAGCAGTCGGCTCAGTCGGTCGCTGCCGAAGAACTCTCCCCGATCTCGTTCCGCTTCAATGACACCGTCCGTGTACAGTAGCAGCACATCCCCTGCTTCCACCTCGATGCTGGCTTCTTCAAAGCAGACACCCCGCCTGATTCCCAGGATCAGGCCGTCGGCATCAAGTTCCTGCACCGATTTGCCACGGGAATGGTACAGGAGCGGACGGCAGTGTCCCGCGTTGGCGTAGGAGAGCCTCTGGTTGGGCGTGTCGATGCGCGCATAGAACATACTCAACTGCATCTCCGCACGTGACAGGTCGTTGTACAGCAGGTTGTTCACCTCGGCCAGCAGTTGTCCCGGTGTGCGTCCGGGGGTTACCTCGGCCTGGAGGACGCTGCGGGTTTCTGTCATCAGCAGGGCCGAACCGACGCTGTGGCCGGTGATGTCGGCGATGACGCAATCCACCAGCCCCTCCCGGGGGGTGAACAGGTCGTAGTAGTCACCCCCCACCTTGGCGGCTGGTTCGCAGCGGCATGCCATGAGCAGTCCGGGTAGTTCCTGGGGACACTCCTGCAGAAAGGACTGCTGGATCTGCTGGGCAATTTCCAGTTCCCTATTGATCAGAGCGTTTTCCAGCAGCAGCTGTTCGGCTCTCTTACGCTCGGAGATGTCGCGCCCGATGGTGGAGACGGCGATGACCCGCCCCTGGCTGTCGGTCACCGGCGAGAAGGTGAGGGACATGTGGATTCGTTCGCCATTCTTTCTCATGTGTACGGTTTCAAAATGTTCCACATGCTCGCCGCGGCGGATCTTCTCGTGGACGCGAAGCACGTTGTCCCGCTGTTCGGGAGGAACCAGAAGGGTGACTGACTTGCCGAGCATCTCTTCCTCTCCATAGCCGAACTTGTTCGCGGCGCCCCTGTTCCAGCTGGTAATGACGCCGTCCGGCGTCTTGCCGATGATTGCGTCATCGGATGAGTCGACGATTGCCGCCAGGCGCCGGCTGCGTTCCTCGGCCCTCATGCGTCGTATGGTGTTGTAGGTCAGAAACAGGATGATCAGGGCCGAACCGACCAGGGCGGCAACCGCACCCCAGAAGACGCTGCGCGGCACGGAGTAGCGGGAGGCGGGACTGTTGATGATAATGCTGCCCTTCGGCAGGGCGGATCGGGGAATGTGGAACCTGGACAGTTGCTGGTAGTCGAACATGAAGCTGTTGGGGCTCTTCATCACCACCGGGATGCGCTGGGGAGCTTCACCCTCCAGGATGCGCCCCGCGATTCTTGCGGCTGCCTTCCCCTGGGAAAAGCCGCTGGTCAGCATGCCCCCCACGATGCCGTTGCCCAGGTAGAAATCCCATACTCCGTAGATGGGGACTGGGCAAAGGGGCGCGAGCAGCGAGATGGCCTCGTCATACTCCAGAAACCGTCCTTTGCTGTCCTGAAAGAAGAGGGTAAAGAACACCAGGCTGTCGCTCTCAAGCTTTGCCAATTCTTCCCTGATCTCGGGGATGGTCACGGCTTCCAGAAAGGTCAGCTCCACGCGTCTGCGGAGGGAGGGGATCAGGGATACGATCTTGCGATGCATGATGCGACCGGTGGTCGTGGTGTCGTTGATGACGACAATTCTCCTGACCGAGGGGTGGAGTCTCAGGGCCA
Protein-coding regions in this window:
- a CDS encoding CheR family methyltransferase → MKDRVFQRFSSFIFDNVGIKMPPAKKTMLEARLQKRLKALGIATFEEYGDFVFSRQGHDSELVHLIDVVTTNKTDFFREPAHFDFLTKIVLPQALSSNRMLLRDPFRIWSAGCSSGEEPYTMSMVLSEFADHNPEFRFSILASDISTQILQTARTAVYSEERTDTIPLNIKKKYLMKSKNPALSLVRINPQLRSTVSYRRINFMDDDFGVAEKMDVIFCRNVVIYFDKPTQQTLMRKFHRQLRTGGYLFIGHSETLSGLDVDFRPVASTVYRKE
- a CDS encoding protein-glutamate methylesterase/protein-glutamine glutaminase, whose protein sequence is MEKIKVLVIDDSVLVRQTLCEILNSDPGILVIATAADPILAAERLRTVVPDVITLDVEMPRMDGLTFLQKLMSQHPIPVVMCSSLAESGSETALKALEYGAVDIITKPKLGTKQFIEESRVRICDAIKGAAAARLEPMRAMRTMKEISPKYTADVIMEKPNTKAMIQTTEKVVVVGASTGGTEALKVFLEMLPEDTPGIVIVQHMPENFTAAFAKRLDATCRVTVKEARDNDTIVRGRALIAPGNHHALLKRSGARYYVEIKDGPLVSRHRPSVDVLFRSAARYAGRNAVGVIMTGMGDDGARGMREMYDAGAITIAQDEATCVVYGMPCEAVKQGGVHKITPLQHIAAEVLRLCC
- a CDS encoding EAL and HDOD domain-containing protein produces the protein MEKRSDKFFLGRQPILNRHQEIIGFELLFRSTDFNAASFTNYSHASASVISNVMSSFGIEEVLGGKLGFINVNLEVLFSEFIELLPIGQTVIELLEIIDLNEHVVERCRELRKLGFQLALDDHEYSEEHDEIYKVIHIVKIDILQSDMSKLPEIVRTFRRRRIRVLAEKVETVEQFEACFRMGFDYFQGYFFERPVILNRKRIDVSAMAMMKLLQQLIMDASLSELEQTFKENPGLSYNLLRLVNSVGIGLRNKIKNLRHAIVLLGLNQLRRWAQLSLFAINDSRGLNHPLLEMAVVRGHMMEHLTDGKRSQDEYGEAAFMTGILSLLDVLFETPMEEIVEGLHLSDDVSAALLSRQGKLGMLLALAEKVETTDFDAVIPMLDECNVTMTQLLAAQMEAFGWRAGVIAQK
- the kdsB gene encoding 3-deoxy-manno-octulosonate cytidylyltransferase; translation: MNITAVIPARFASVRFPGKALAIIDGKPMIQHVYERTARASLVDSVIIATDDERIQQAVSVFGGVCRMTRNDHETGTDRLAEVAGTLSADIIVNVQGDEPLIAPEMIDQAIRPLLDDPSLRMATLKSRIRCLHDFLSPNVVKVVTDRDGNALYFSRSPLPFFRDKWQDLKDESFASGKLLCYKHVGLYVYRRDFLVEFAAMAPTFLETSEKLEQLRALENGARIRVVETEFESIGVDTPDDLVKARERFRAIQSK
- a CDS encoding CTP synthase — protein: MKTKFIFITGGVVSSIGKGLAAASLGALLEARGLRVTLQKLDPYINVDPGTMSPFQHGEVFVTDDGAETDLDLGHYERFTNARLSKKSNFTTGQVYFSVIDKERRGDYLGGTVQVIPHITDEMKCKIIENAKGADVAIVEVGGTVGDIESLPFLEAIRQFRFDRGAGNTLYVHVTLVPYIRTAGELKTKPTQHSVMELRKIGIQPDILLCRSEREIPQEMKNKIALFCNVDVKDVIPVVDSEHIYYVPLALSKERLDERVVEKLNIWTKAPDLTPWQDVVETVCHPGHGEVRIAIVGKYVNLTESYKSLSEALTHGGIANDCRVSLKYIDSEKIERDGIDGHLVDMDAVLVPGGFGERGTEGKVMAIEYARLHKIPFFGICLGMQMAVVEYARNVCHIDDACSSEFKKGCGNPVIHLMEEQKSVSKKGGTMRLGGYPCSLEKGTLAHVAYNAQEISERHRHRYEFNNAYREVLTKNGLILSGIYRDKDLVEVVEIADHPWFLGCQFHPEFKSKPLAPHPLFKSFVRAALIQRDAR